Proteins encoded by one window of Camelus dromedarius isolate mCamDro1 chromosome 27, mCamDro1.pat, whole genome shotgun sequence:
- the RETN gene encoding resistin has protein sequence MYIPGFCLQSPRRGTCRMKALPLLLVPLLWLLVCGTSLCPMDEALNEKIQDATSFLILDVVRRVRLDCRSVTSRGDLVTCPSGFAVTGCTCGSACGSWDVRAETTCHCQCAGMDWTGARCCRLQA, from the exons ATGTATATTCCAGGATTCTGCCTGCAGAGTCCAAGGAGAGG CACCTGCAGGATGAAggctctccccctcctcctcgtCCCACTCCTGTGGCTGCTGGTGTGTGGCACGTCACTGTGTCCCATGGATGAAGCCCTCAATGAGAAGATCCAAGATGCCACCAGTTTCCTAA TACTTGACGTAGTAAGGAGAGTTCGCCTGGACTGCCGGAGTGTCACCTCCAGGGGGGACCTGGTTACCTGCCCCTCAG GCTTCGCTGTCACCGGCTGCACGTGTGGCTCTGCCTGTGGCTCGTGGGATGTTCGCGCCGAGACCACATGCCACTGCCAGTGCGCAGGCATGGACTGGACAGGAGCCCGCTGCTGTCGCCTGCAGGCCTAG